The Syngnathus acus chromosome 3, fSynAcu1.2, whole genome shotgun sequence genome includes a window with the following:
- the LOC119120486 gene encoding transducin-like enhancer protein 3-B isoform X9, translating to MYPQGRHPAPHQPGQPGFKFTVAESCDRIKDEFQFLQAQYHSLKVEYDKLANEKTEMQRHYVMYYEMSYGLNIEMHKQTEIAKRLNAILAQIMPFLSQEHQQQVAQAVERAKQVTMTELNAIIGQQQLQAQHLSHAAHGPPVQLPPHPSGLQPPGIPPVTGAGSGLLALGALGSQAHLPVKDEKNHHDLEHRGPSSFHSPLAIPLKERESSTNNSVSPSDSLRAASEKHRGSSDYGLDPKKRKVDDKDNMNRYDSDGDKSDDLVVDVSNEDPATPRGSPAHSPPENGLDKSRVLKKDAAPNSPASVASSGSTPSTKAKDHTHMTNDKSSTPSLKSNTPTPRNEAPTPGTSTTPGLRPLTMGKPPGMEALAAPALRTPLSIAGSYATPFAMMGHHEMNGSLTSPGVYPGLISPQMSAAAAAAAAYGRSPIAGFDPHPHMRAPGLPTSLPSISGGKPAYSFHVSADGQMQPVPFPPDALIGPGIPRHARQINTLSHGEVVCAVTISNPTRHVYTGGKGCVKIWDISQPGSKSPVSQLDCLNRDNYIRSCKLLPDGRTLIVGGEASTLTIWDLASQTPRIKAELTSSAPACYALAISPDAKVCFSCCSDGNIAVWDLHNQTLVRQFQGHTDGASCIDISHDGTKLWTGGLDNTVRSWDLREGRQLQQHDFTSQIFSLGYCPTGEWLAVGMESSNVEVLHHTKPDKYQLHLHESCVLSLKFAYCGKWFVSTGKDNLLNAWRTPYGASIFQSKESSSVLSCDISADDKYIVTGSGDKKATVYEVIY from the exons TACTACGAGATGTCCTACGGGCTCAATATTGAGATGCACAAACAG ACTGAAATTGCCAAACGCCTCAATGCAATCCTGGCTCAGATAATGCCGTTCTTGTCACAAGAG CACCAACAGCAGGTTGCTCAAGCTGTTGAGCGAGCTAAACAGGTGACAATGACTGAGCTGAATGCTATCATCGGG cagcagcagctacaGGCCCAGCACCTCTCCCACGCAGCCCACGGACCACCTGTGCAACTGCCCCCACACCCTTCGGGTTTACAGCCACCCGGCATCCCCCCTGTGACGGGTGCTGGCTCTGGCCTGCTTGCACTCGGTGCTCTCGGCAGCCAGGCGCACCTGCCTGTCAAGGATGAGAAGAACCATCACGACCTGGAGCACAGAG GCCCCTCATCTTTTCATTCGCCTCTGGCTATTCCTCTGAAAGAACGGGAGTCGAGCACG AATAATTCTGTGTCGCCATCAGACAGCCTGCGGGCAGCAAGTGAAAAGCACCGCGGCTCCTCAGATTATGGACTTGACCCTAAGAAACGTAAAGTGGACGACAAGGACAACATGAACAGATAT GATAGCGACGGAGACAAGAGCGATGACTTGGTGGTGGACGTTTCTAACGAG GATCCGGCCACCCCGCGTGGCAGCCCCGCTCACTCTCCTCCGGAGAACGGGCTGGATAAATCACGGGTTCTGAAGAAAGACGCCGCCCCTAACAGCCCTGCTTCGGTGGCGTCCTCAGGAAGCACGCCGTCCACCAAAGCAAAGGACCACACCCATATGACG aaTGACAAGTCATCTACACCGAGCCTGAAGTCCAACACGCCCACACCCAGAAATGAGGCACCCACACCAGGAACAAGCACCACTCCAGGGCTGAGGCCTCTGACTATGGGTAAACCGCCTGGCATGGAGGCGTTAG CTGCCCCTGCCCTTCGCACACCCCTTTCCATTGCGGGTTCCTACGCCACCCCCTTTGCCATGATGGGTCATCACGAGATGAACGGATCCCTCACCAGCCCGGGTGTCTATCCTGGTCTGATTTCACCTCAGATGAGTGCTGCGGCAGCCGCCGCAGCTGCTTATGGACGCTCACCCATT GCAGGATTTGACCCGCATCCCCACATGAGAGCTCCAGGCCTGCCAACCAGCCTCCCTTCCATTTCAGGAGGAAAACC ggcGTATTCTTTTCACGTGAGTGCGGACGGTCAGATGCAGCCTGTGCCCTTCCCCCCCGACGCACTGATAGGCCCAGGCATCCCGCGGCACGCTCGTCAGATCAACACACTGAGCCACGGGGAAGTCGTGTGCGCTGTCACCATCAGCAACCCCACTCGTCACGTCTACACAGGCGGCAAGGGCTGCGTCAAGATCTGGGACAtcagccagccaggcagcaAGAGCCCTGTGTCCCAACTTGACTGTCTG AACAGGGACAATTACATCCGCTCGTGCAAGCTGTTGCCTGATGGCCGCACCCTAATTGTGGGCGGCGAGGCCAGCACACTGACCATCTGGGACTTGGCATCGCAGACACCACGAATTAAGGCGGAGCTTACTTCCTCCGCCCCAGCCTGCTACGCGCTGGCCATAAGCCCCGATGCAAAGGTCTGCTTCTCCTGCTGCTCGGATGGCAACATCGCCGTGTGGGATCTCCATAATCAGACTCTTGTCAG GCAGTTCCAGGGCCACACGGACGGAGCCAGCTGTATCGACATTTCGCATGATGGGACCAAGCTCTGGACCGGAGGCCTGGACAACACAGTCCGCTCTTGGGATTTGAGAGAAGGACGGCAGCTCCAGCAGCATGACTTTACCTCACAG ATCTTCTCCTTAGGCTACTGTCCCACTGGAGAATGGCTGGCTGTGGGCATGGAGAGCAGCAATGTGGAGGTGTTGCACCACACTAAGCCTGACAAGTACCAGCTACATCTGCACGAAAGTTGCGTCCTCTCACTCAAGTTTGCCTACTGTG GTAAATGGTTTGTAAGCACGGGGAAGGACAATCTGCTGAATGCATGGAGGACTCCCTATGGTGCCAGCATATTCCAG TCCAAGGAGTCGTCTTCGGTCCTAAGCTGTGACATCTCGGCAGATGACAAATACATTGTGACGGGTTCTGGTGACAAGAAAGCCACAGTCTATGAGGTCATCTACTAG
- the LOC119120486 gene encoding transducin-like enhancer protein 3-B isoform X7, translating into MYPQGRHPAPHQPGQPGFKFTVAESCDRIKDEFQFLQAQYHSLKVEYDKLANEKTEMQRHYVMYYEMSYGLNIEMHKQTEIAKRLNAILAQIMPFLSQEHQQQVAQAVERAKQVTMTELNAIIGVRGLPNLPLTQQLQAQHLSHAAHGPPVQLPPHPSGLQPPGIPPVTGAGSGLLALGALGSQAHLPVKDEKNHHDLEHRGPSSFHSPLAIPLKERESSTNNSVSPSDSLRAASEKHRGSSDYGLDPKKRKVDDKDNMNRYDSDGDKSDDLVVDVSNEDPATPRGSPAHSPPENGLDKSRVLKKDAAPNSPASVASSGSTPSTKAKDHTHMTNDKSSTPSLKSNTPTPRNEAPTPGTSTTPGLRPLTMGKPPGMEALAAPALRTPLSIAGSYATPFAMMGHHEMNGSLTSPGVYPGLISPQMSAAAAAAAAYGRSPIAGFDPHPHMRAPGLPTSLPSISGGKPAYSFHVSADGQMQPVPFPPDALIGPGIPRHARQINTLSHGEVVCAVTISNPTRHVYTGGKGCVKIWDISQPGSKSPVSQLDCLNRDNYIRSCKLLPDGRTLIVGGEASTLTIWDLASQTPRIKAELTSSAPACYALAISPDAKVCFSCCSDGNIAVWDLHNQTLVRQFQGHTDGASCIDISHDGTKLWTGGLDNTVRSWDLREGRQLQQHDFTSQIFSLGYCPTGEWLAVGMESSNVEVLHHTKPDKYQLHLHESCVLSLKFAYCGKWFVSTGKDNLLNAWRTPYGASIFQSKESSSVLSCDISADDKYIVTGSGDKKATVYEVIY; encoded by the exons TACTACGAGATGTCCTACGGGCTCAATATTGAGATGCACAAACAG ACTGAAATTGCCAAACGCCTCAATGCAATCCTGGCTCAGATAATGCCGTTCTTGTCACAAGAG CACCAACAGCAGGTTGCTCAAGCTGTTGAGCGAGCTAAACAGGTGACAATGACTGAGCTGAATGCTATCATCGGGGTACGTGGACTTCCCAATCTGCCTCTCACC cagcagctacaGGCCCAGCACCTCTCCCACGCAGCCCACGGACCACCTGTGCAACTGCCCCCACACCCTTCGGGTTTACAGCCACCCGGCATCCCCCCTGTGACGGGTGCTGGCTCTGGCCTGCTTGCACTCGGTGCTCTCGGCAGCCAGGCGCACCTGCCTGTCAAGGATGAGAAGAACCATCACGACCTGGAGCACAGAG GCCCCTCATCTTTTCATTCGCCTCTGGCTATTCCTCTGAAAGAACGGGAGTCGAGCACG AATAATTCTGTGTCGCCATCAGACAGCCTGCGGGCAGCAAGTGAAAAGCACCGCGGCTCCTCAGATTATGGACTTGACCCTAAGAAACGTAAAGTGGACGACAAGGACAACATGAACAGATAT GATAGCGACGGAGACAAGAGCGATGACTTGGTGGTGGACGTTTCTAACGAG GATCCGGCCACCCCGCGTGGCAGCCCCGCTCACTCTCCTCCGGAGAACGGGCTGGATAAATCACGGGTTCTGAAGAAAGACGCCGCCCCTAACAGCCCTGCTTCGGTGGCGTCCTCAGGAAGCACGCCGTCCACCAAAGCAAAGGACCACACCCATATGACG aaTGACAAGTCATCTACACCGAGCCTGAAGTCCAACACGCCCACACCCAGAAATGAGGCACCCACACCAGGAACAAGCACCACTCCAGGGCTGAGGCCTCTGACTATGGGTAAACCGCCTGGCATGGAGGCGTTAG CTGCCCCTGCCCTTCGCACACCCCTTTCCATTGCGGGTTCCTACGCCACCCCCTTTGCCATGATGGGTCATCACGAGATGAACGGATCCCTCACCAGCCCGGGTGTCTATCCTGGTCTGATTTCACCTCAGATGAGTGCTGCGGCAGCCGCCGCAGCTGCTTATGGACGCTCACCCATT GCAGGATTTGACCCGCATCCCCACATGAGAGCTCCAGGCCTGCCAACCAGCCTCCCTTCCATTTCAGGAGGAAAACC ggcGTATTCTTTTCACGTGAGTGCGGACGGTCAGATGCAGCCTGTGCCCTTCCCCCCCGACGCACTGATAGGCCCAGGCATCCCGCGGCACGCTCGTCAGATCAACACACTGAGCCACGGGGAAGTCGTGTGCGCTGTCACCATCAGCAACCCCACTCGTCACGTCTACACAGGCGGCAAGGGCTGCGTCAAGATCTGGGACAtcagccagccaggcagcaAGAGCCCTGTGTCCCAACTTGACTGTCTG AACAGGGACAATTACATCCGCTCGTGCAAGCTGTTGCCTGATGGCCGCACCCTAATTGTGGGCGGCGAGGCCAGCACACTGACCATCTGGGACTTGGCATCGCAGACACCACGAATTAAGGCGGAGCTTACTTCCTCCGCCCCAGCCTGCTACGCGCTGGCCATAAGCCCCGATGCAAAGGTCTGCTTCTCCTGCTGCTCGGATGGCAACATCGCCGTGTGGGATCTCCATAATCAGACTCTTGTCAG GCAGTTCCAGGGCCACACGGACGGAGCCAGCTGTATCGACATTTCGCATGATGGGACCAAGCTCTGGACCGGAGGCCTGGACAACACAGTCCGCTCTTGGGATTTGAGAGAAGGACGGCAGCTCCAGCAGCATGACTTTACCTCACAG ATCTTCTCCTTAGGCTACTGTCCCACTGGAGAATGGCTGGCTGTGGGCATGGAGAGCAGCAATGTGGAGGTGTTGCACCACACTAAGCCTGACAAGTACCAGCTACATCTGCACGAAAGTTGCGTCCTCTCACTCAAGTTTGCCTACTGTG GTAAATGGTTTGTAAGCACGGGGAAGGACAATCTGCTGAATGCATGGAGGACTCCCTATGGTGCCAGCATATTCCAG TCCAAGGAGTCGTCTTCGGTCCTAAGCTGTGACATCTCGGCAGATGACAAATACATTGTGACGGGTTCTGGTGACAAGAAAGCCACAGTCTATGAGGTCATCTACTAG